The following proteins come from a genomic window of Flavobacterium crocinum:
- a CDS encoding alpha-amylase family glycosyl hydrolase has protein sequence MKKTLLLFFFCLSFVANSQQITVSPAVFQVNEPITITASFISSTCNTMGANPTKVYMHAGIGTDASPWQTTKGNWGSDDGVGLMTKNANGTWSITIAPSVYFALTSGQQTAATKMGIVFRNANGSQTLKLAPSCTDFFLNVGAFQVTLAAPVENSTSVINSGSNFTITATNTGGAGSYTLKSNGTTINTNASTSSYSYTHTNITGNQTYELIATQGTTTVSKKFAVVVNPNTVSEAMPTGLVDGINYNATDATKATLVLDAPLKDFVYVAGTFNNWQPTSAYAMKKDPVSGKFWLELTGLVSGVNNTYQYWVVDTTPLANSPSMVKIADPYSTLVLSPYDDPSIPSSKYPNMPVYPAGQNFEVTVLKTGQSPYNWQVTNFVKPEKEKLVVYEVLVRDFDAGQSYQNLIDRIDYFKNLKINAIELMPVMEFEGNESWGYNTSFHMALDKFYGTSDKLKEFIDLCHQNGIAVILDVALNHAFGRNPMVRMWMSDPDGDGFGSPTTENPYFNTVAKHSYSVGEDFNHQSAKTQYYVERVIKQWIEEYKIDGFRWDLTKGFTQNCTASDESCTNAYQQDRVDILKKYADYSWSLDPTHYTIFEHLGTDAEEKQWADYRVTESPSKGVMMWGKMTDPYNELSMGYTSNITRMSSASRGFTTSRLIGYAESHDEERLMYKNVQYGATNGTYNVKTLNTALSRMSAIGAVSLLVPGPKMIWHFGELGMDDSIYTCNNGTVNDASTTTPGDCKLDTKPQPQWVENWLGDSNRNKIYNDWAKMITLKKTEPVFSGTSTITNANSKIVNIKITDANLSSSQLKDVLILANFDTTAQNVATGFPYTGTWYNLMDNTTITVTDVTAPINLPAGDYRIYGNKVANLAIDDFERGSLVSLYPNPVADYFTLNAGFTKVQIYSVSGQLVKSFTSNGTADSQFGVSELQTGFYLVKASDENNKTQVMKFIKK, from the coding sequence ATGAAAAAAACTTTACTATTATTTTTCTTTTGTTTGTCATTTGTTGCTAACTCTCAACAGATAACAGTTTCTCCGGCTGTATTTCAGGTAAATGAACCCATTACTATTACGGCTTCATTTATATCAAGTACCTGTAATACAATGGGGGCGAATCCAACAAAAGTATATATGCATGCCGGAATAGGTACAGATGCAAGTCCATGGCAGACCACTAAAGGGAATTGGGGCAGTGACGATGGTGTGGGCTTAATGACGAAAAATGCAAACGGTACCTGGAGCATCACAATTGCGCCCAGTGTCTATTTTGCATTGACATCAGGACAGCAAACTGCTGCAACTAAAATGGGAATTGTATTTAGAAATGCCAACGGTTCTCAGACTTTAAAATTAGCTCCGTCGTGTACTGATTTTTTTCTTAATGTAGGTGCGTTTCAGGTAACATTAGCAGCTCCGGTTGAAAACAGTACTTCAGTGATTAATTCAGGATCAAATTTTACTATTACTGCAACAAATACAGGAGGAGCAGGAAGTTATACCTTAAAGTCGAACGGAACAACGATCAATACAAACGCAAGTACTTCCAGTTATTCTTATACACATACAAACATTACAGGGAATCAGACTTATGAATTGATTGCAACACAAGGAACTACTACTGTTTCTAAGAAATTTGCGGTTGTGGTAAATCCGAATACAGTTTCTGAGGCTATGCCAACGGGGTTAGTCGACGGAATTAATTACAATGCAACAGATGCTACAAAGGCAACTTTGGTTTTAGATGCGCCTTTAAAAGACTTTGTGTATGTCGCAGGAACTTTTAATAACTGGCAGCCAACATCGGCTTATGCGATGAAAAAGGATCCGGTTTCCGGAAAATTCTGGCTGGAATTGACAGGATTGGTTTCAGGAGTAAATAACACTTATCAGTATTGGGTAGTAGATACAACTCCGCTGGCGAATTCACCATCAATGGTAAAAATAGCAGATCCATACTCAACTTTGGTTTTGTCTCCTTATGATGATCCTTCTATTCCTTCATCAAAATATCCAAATATGCCAGTGTATCCGGCAGGGCAAAATTTTGAGGTTACTGTTTTAAAAACAGGACAGTCTCCATATAATTGGCAGGTTACCAATTTTGTAAAACCGGAAAAAGAAAAACTGGTTGTTTATGAAGTTTTGGTTCGTGATTTTGATGCGGGCCAGAGTTATCAAAACCTGATTGACAGAATAGATTATTTTAAAAATCTTAAAATAAATGCCATAGAATTGATGCCGGTAATGGAATTTGAAGGCAATGAAAGCTGGGGATATAATACTTCATTTCATATGGCTTTGGATAAATTTTATGGAACTTCGGATAAGTTGAAAGAGTTTATTGACTTATGTCATCAAAACGGAATTGCAGTAATTCTTGACGTTGCATTAAATCATGCTTTTGGAAGAAATCCAATGGTAAGAATGTGGATGAGCGATCCGGACGGAGATGGTTTTGGTTCGCCTACTACTGAGAATCCTTACTTCAATACAGTAGCTAAACACAGTTATAGTGTAGGTGAAGATTTTAATCATCAGTCAGCAAAAACACAATATTATGTAGAAAGAGTAATCAAACAATGGATTGAGGAATACAAAATTGACGGTTTCCGCTGGGATTTGACGAAAGGATTTACACAAAACTGTACAGCGTCAGACGAGTCTTGTACAAATGCTTATCAGCAGGACAGAGTAGATATTTTAAAAAAATATGCAGATTATTCCTGGAGTTTAGATCCTACTCATTACACTATTTTTGAGCATTTGGGAACAGATGCAGAAGAAAAACAATGGGCAGATTACAGAGTGACAGAATCGCCAAGTAAAGGAGTTATGATGTGGGGAAAAATGACAGATCCTTACAATGAATTGTCAATGGGTTACACAAGTAACATTACCAGAATGTCAAGTGCAAGCAGAGGATTTACAACTAGCCGTTTAATTGGTTATGCAGAAAGTCATGATGAAGAGCGACTTATGTATAAAAATGTACAATATGGAGCAACAAATGGTACTTATAATGTAAAGACATTAAATACAGCTTTATCCAGAATGTCTGCAATTGGAGCGGTTTCATTATTGGTTCCGGGACCAAAAATGATCTGGCATTTTGGGGAGTTGGGTATGGACGATTCTATTTATACTTGTAATAACGGGACAGTAAATGATGCTTCTACTACCACTCCGGGAGATTGTAAGCTGGATACAAAGCCTCAGCCTCAATGGGTAGAAAACTGGTTGGGAGATTCAAATCGTAATAAAATTTATAACGATTGGGCAAAAATGATCACACTTAAGAAAACTGAGCCGGTTTTCTCAGGAACATCAACGATAACAAATGCAAATTCTAAAATTGTAAATATCAAAATAACCGATGCTAATTTGTCTTCGTCTCAGTTAAAAGATGTTTTGATTTTAGCCAATTTTGATACAACTGCTCAAAACGTTGCGACAGGTTTTCCTTACACAGGAACCTGGTACAATTTGATGGACAACACTACTATAACTGTAACAGATGTAACTGCTCCTATAAATCTGCCTGCGGGAGATTATAGAATTTACGGAAATAAAGTTGCGAATTTAGCTATAGATGATTTTGAAAGAGGAAGTTTGGTGAGTTTGTATCCAAATCCGGTTGCAGATTATTTTACTCTGAATGCAGGATTTACAAAAGTTCAGATTTATTCAGTTTCGGGACAATTAGTAAAAAGTTTTACTTCCAATGGAACTGCTGATTCTCAATTTGGTGTAAGCGAATTACAGACAGGATTTTACCTTGTAAAAGCTTCTGATGAAAATAATAAAACTCAGGTAATGAAGTTTATTAAAAAATAG
- a CDS encoding DUF6814 family protein produces the protein MNAIKQVLGALWIALAAAAAYFCVFEFGLPKLLSEQQDDLVFGAIILFILTPLIVMGLGTFGYYSLIGEYNKKK, from the coding sequence ATGAATGCGATTAAACAAGTTTTAGGGGCTTTATGGATTGCTTTAGCGGCTGCAGCAGCTTATTTCTGTGTATTTGAATTTGGTTTACCTAAATTGCTTTCAGAACAACAGGACGATTTAGTATTTGGTGCAATTATTCTCTTTATACTGACTCCGCTTATTGTTATGGGATTGGGAACTTTCGGATACTATTCTCTAATTGGAGAATACAATAAAAAGAAATAA